From Chitinivorax sp. B:
CTCACCAGTCGATTTGCCATCTGCATTACTATTGCGGCCCTTGGTCGGCACACTGCCATGCTTCACATACACATCGGTATCACCCGTGCCATTCCCGGTACGAATCGCCAGGAAACGCGCCCCAGCCGGTACATCAATGGTGTAGAGCTTCTCGGTATCAGCTGATGCTTGAATACCCGTTACGGCCATACCATTCTTCAGCACATCACCACCCGGAGTTGGTGTAGGGGTGGGTGTAGGTGTAGGTGTAGG
This genomic window contains:
- a CDS encoding PPC domain-containing protein; this encodes PTPTPTPTPTPTPGGDVLKNGMAVTGIQASADTEKLYTIDVPAGARFLAIRTGNGTGDTDVYVKHGSVPTKGRNSNADGKSTGETNAEYVLITNPKAGKYNVLMHAYTDIKNVSVIGVVR